From the Paraflavitalea soli genome, the window CTGGTGACCAAACATGATGCCGCCACTATTGGCCAGTTGTTTCAGGTTGCGGTACAGGTTCACCGTTTCTTTGGTAGCCAGCGGGTCCGCAGGTTGGTCCTGTGCCGCCACACCGCTTACCCATACCAGGCAAAATATCCAGCTGTTTATTTTCCTCATTCGTTGATTTTTATAAAGACCGGTGCGTCCCCTAACGGGTCCGCGTCGTTGCTATAAAACATTGTTGCTACAAAGCTTTGGCTCCTCTGGAGCTAAAAACCCCTTGCAACGTTATAACATTCTACAATACTTCGCTCTTCAACAGGCCCTGTAGGGGCCTCCGCTTTGTAGAAAAAAACGTATTAAAAGTGTATTGTGCGCCGTAGGTGCACCCCTCTCATACGTCCTCCCGGCCGCACGCGTCTACCTATTTTACCAACAAAATATTATCAAACAACAAGGTCTTCGGATCATCATTGATCTGCATGATAAAGGTTTCCAGTTCTGCCACCCCTGCATTTTTAAATATGCTAAGATCAAATTTGTAATACGTCCACACATTGGGTGGGATCGTGAGCGTCTGGTCATTCGTCCAGTTGAGATTGAACTTCATTTTCTTTTCTACATCCGCCCCCTTGATCCAGAAGGTAACAAACCGGTAGGGCGCCAACACCGCTTTTACTTTGGCATGCAATTGCATACCACCCCAGGCGCCGCTGTACGCAGCCTGCATGGAAGCCGTCCCCGTTATCTTATCTGTAGTAGTGGCTGTATTCGTAAGGCTCCAGGACCAGTCTTCCCAATCCCCGTGCAAGGCGTCTTTAAAGATCGCATACGCTGCATCCACATTGGTAAAGATCTGCGTAGTGGTCATCGTGCCCGAAGCGTTGGTGATGACCAGCTTAGCCGTATTCACCGGAGAAGCAGGCATCGTGATCACCAGTTTCTTTTTTTCCTTCGATACGATCGTCGCTTCCGTGGTAGTGCCATCCAGCACCACTTTACTTACACTTTCCAGGTTGCCGCCCGTGAGCGTAATGGTAGTGCCTGCCTGGAAGTCGACCGGGAAAGCCGTGGCAACCGTAGGCAGCGCCACCACTGAAAAAGCCACCTTTACCGATTTACCATCCACATTGGTGAATATGATGTTCTGGTCACCGCCATTGGCTGTATCCGGCACCCGGAAGATCACTGCATCAGCTGTGTTAAATACAGGATTGAAAGCAGCAGGCACATTGCCATTGTCAAACACAATGGAGCGCATATCTGCCAGGTCGCTGCCCGTCAGGGTCAACACCGTTCCGCCGGAAGCTTTTATGGGGTCGAGTTTATTGGCCGTAGGATTGGCCCGCCCCGCATCCGCGTCTTTTTTACAGGACACCATCACCAGCCCGCTGACTGCCAGCAGCAACATGGCTTTTGATATAGCTAGAAGAATCGATTTCATTTTGTATACATTTTAAGCATTGTTAGTTAATTGCCGATTGTCAGCGTTTACCCCACCTTAACGGGGTTGAGCTTGTCGAAGCCGGACCCAGGCACCTGTCTCTTCCTTTGCCTTTCCGCTCGCAGCTCGTAGCTCGCAGCTTGCCTTAATAGTAGCTTATCGCCGGCTCTTTCAGTTTCGGATTCTCTACCGTCTCCGATTGCGGCACCGGCAGGAACAACTGGCTGGCCGAGCTCAATATCACTTTCAGGCTGTTGATCGTTCCGTTGTCATTCAGGGAACCCCGCTCCTGTTTGGAAATGATCTCTTTCGCTTTCTCAAATCCCTGCCGTTGGATATCGAACCAGTAGTCTCCTTCAAAGGCAAATTCCACCTTGCGCTCGTGCAGCAGCAGGTCTTTCGTCAGGTTGCTGACCGGTGTAAGCTGCGCCCGCGTATGCACTGCATTGAAAGCAGCCAGCGCCGTACCATCCGCCGTAGACGTTCCGCTGCCCATCACCGCTTCTGCATAGATCAGCAACACATCGGCATAGCGAAGGATATAGGTACACATGCTCGTGTGTGGACCATTCACCGGTTCATCCGCCCGCTTAGGACCTACAATGTATTTCTGCACATTGGAGCGTGTAGGTGTTTTGATCTTAAAGTCGTTAGTCTGATTGGTAGTGGTATCATACATAAAGCCCGCAGGGAAGTTCTCATTGACCCAATCCAATTTGGTAAATCCATGCTGCATCACACTCCAGTCCCGGCGCTTATCACCCTCACCATAGCCCGTTGCCTTATCCAGCATATCCAGCGATGGCACACAGGCCGAATAACCATCTGCCGTAGTGGGTTTGGGCTTCAGCAGGGGCTGTGGTCCCAGGTATTGCTGGTAAGGATTGCCGCCATTCCAGCTCATCGATGCCTGCCATTGCAGCGCAAACAAGGATTCTTTGTTGTTATTGGCTTTGGAAGTAGTGAACATAAACTGGTAATCACTCATTAG encodes:
- a CDS encoding IPT/TIG domain-containing protein codes for the protein MKSILLAISKAMLLLAVSGLVMVSCKKDADAGRANPTANKLDPIKASGGTVLTLTGSDLADMRSIVFDNGNVPAAFNPVFNTADAVIFRVPDTANGGDQNIIFTNVDGKSVKVAFSVVALPTVATAFPVDFQAGTTITLTGGNLESVSKVVLDGTTTEATIVSKEKKKLVITMPASPVNTAKLVITNASGTMTTTQIFTNVDAAYAIFKDALHGDWEDWSWSLTNTATTTDKITGTASMQAAYSGAWGGMQLHAKVKAVLAPYRFVTFWIKGADVEKKMKFNLNWTNDQTLTIPPNVWTYYKFDLSIFKNAGVAELETFIMQINDDPKTLLFDNILLVK
- a CDS encoding RagB/SusD family nutrient uptake outer membrane protein, which codes for MKLKIIISLLAAGCVASSCKKTFLDHPSETSPTLDNYYNNATEVNGATGILYNSVWGDWFDKAFIDVGDVMGGTLYTRDDNYKTFYSFNVQSTDGLVGATWKSCYKAAGNAAVLVKTFEQKAAKAGAAPYLTQGIAEARFIRGFAYFYIARAFGDAPIVEDPIALTAPGKYAVPRYFQKDVLRFALEDLQFAEANLPEEPYQPGRVTKYSAKGLMAKLYLYNKDYDKAKAKAKEVIDYATASQKIGLMSDYQFMFTTSKANNNKESLFALQWQASMSWNGGNPYQQYLGPQPLLKPKPTTADGYSACVPSLDMLDKATGYGEGDKRRDWSVMQHGFTKLDWVNENFPAGFMYDTTTNQTNDFKIKTPTRSNVQKYIVGPKRADEPVNGPHTSMCTYILRYADVLLIYAEAVMGSGTSTADGTALAAFNAVHTRAQLTPVSNLTKDLLLHERKVEFAFEGDYWFDIQRQGFEKAKEIISKQERGSLNDNGTINSLKVILSSASQLFLPVPQSETVENPKLKEPAISYY